TAATTATTGGGTTTTGCCGGGGGTTTTCCATAATCTAAGGCCAATttttaggccaaatcataattgtgcgtatagtttatacttcatatttatatatgtagTGTCTACAGCCCTGGAGTCTTTGGGCAAAAATGTTTAAGAAAGCCGAGTATGGAAAGACAAGAGGACACTCGTACAAActgtaaaaagaaaaaccaaaTCTGGACAGTAGGAAATTCTTCTACAGCCAGCGTGTAGTGAATGACTGGAACAACTTACCACAAAGTGCAATATCTGCTCCAAACCTACTCTGCTTCAAGAAAGAGATAAATAAACACATGGGTTTATAATGGGCCAAAAAGCCCCCTTAACCCTGCCACACTCTATCGAAAGAAGATGGACTGTGGTGATTCAAGGTAAATTCAAGGTAATTTCaaccctcttaaaatagtcaTGCGACCGCCCATGTGATTTATTATTTCTGTTGaacaatcagtagtaaacattttgtgtaaatatcTGGCGTACTGTACAGaacaaaaaatacaatcataaactaaactattttgatttgatttatttcggcatcagtacataaaaaatcacagacaaacaattaaaaatagcaaatataaaaaaccatgaataaaacaagaaaggatgccaaggataactcttaaaagtcctctacggacttgtttccaatgaggtcctttgaaaCAACAGCAAAAAGACATACaatgaaacatataaaaattacaaaaaaaacagcaaaagGACATCAAAAGAAGAAGAAGCGCTTATTAAATAGTTTCAAGTGCTAGTACAGTATATGTACATATTCCAGGGTGGGAGCATTTTACTCTCTAATGACCCGGCCTACACACATAGACCTACTACCTCTAAGGATAACGATGTAACATTAGAAGTCAATAGCACACATTGcctgttaatattttgtatcaacattaaaataaagaaagaattatgaaaatctgacttgtagttttcgaaatatagggtccaaaacatcgccgaaaataatcgtttttagccacgaacgaaGTAAATAAATTGCGCTCAGTAGGCAATTgtatgaactttaaaaatgacgggttatagtaatatattttgtatatcaacattgtaaaattcaatcaaatatgatattatgtgtttattaaataaaaaagtctttatttaacctcattcaaagaatttacattattttcccGACGTGTGTTTTTCAGCAGTCATCAGAGACAACGGCCCACGTGAGAAAAATCTTCCGcagtctgttgattcgcgtcaaccaatcaaagggcgagaatccacaatcgttcaaccgtgagccctcacagactctcttttcccagacgttttttggggtCCAGCAGCTTGGACCTATCAattagtcgagtttacaaaataactgtcagccttagataaaTAACTTTTGGCGTTGATACAGTTTCTTACCGATTATATCCTCTGGGTTTTAGCTGGCTGGCTaaagccgcggcgcgaaaagtTCTTATACCTGTACTTCAGAAACGGATCACAATAATGACAGCGACAAAGTGCGTGTTATTTAAAGATAACTAGAGATTCTAATAAGCTCTGGTTTAACTAGAACAAAATTACTACTAGCATTATAGTAATGgttataactaataataataaaaaataaataaatgtaagtTGAAAAGATCAGACTGTGTTATGAGTTGAAAGAATTGTTTGAAAATATTTGGGAgttgatttaattaaaatagtCGTGCatgaaaaatatagaaatttaaaatgttttaatatctaAGATGTTCAAGTTATTAAGTTAAAGGAAAGGAAATTTTTATGGGCTATATTAATGGCTTAATGAGAATGAGTACAAATGCAAAGAGCCCGTTTGTTAAGTTTAAAGGGTTTTTCTAATTTAGTAATATGTGTGGAAGTCCAGCGgcaaaaatctttattttaatatctgTTGAGAAGGCAAAGACGAAAACTCGGTGGAAGCTGTGAACATTATCTTGCAAAACCAACTTGCATAGAATTCTAAACAGTGTTTTGCAAGAATTTTGCTAAATAATAAAGAATTAACATTTTTCTTAAGAAATAACGTGAAAGAAAAGAGTAGATAACTTAGCTTAGCTTACCCCTGTGTGAAATTCTTCTTCACTTTTATTTGTAGCCTTCAAGTTTATTATTGAAACATTGCACGCATGAACTAAATGCTATACTCCTCTAATAAAATACAACGCTGCTTTTAGCTGCTAGTATCTATTAGTCACGGTTGAAAGTCTGTCTATTGTCAGCTTATAACAAAAACACCTTGATTATAGGTTTCCGAACCGAAACTGTGTTTCCTTATACTTTATGCCTATTAGTGTTTATTTGCCATGCAAAATATCCTAACAAACTCACTATTGTTTCAAAGTCTGTAGCTGAGATTGGAtctataaatccaaaggcaaattacttaAAATAATGACATGTTgcgggtatcagtggctgaatctcaataaaaataagatagatataaaaagataaagataaaaataaatatgcaaaaagctaaatcaaaacgataaggaaaaacagccagaaaaagtaggagagctttcaggcaacaaCACTTCATCAATGTAAATGAGATTGGATagatatatataaatcatacggtgaattatagaaacagtgcccatattcggaacatgatctcataatcgcgtcgagcatagctcattggcgaaagtttcgtattttttagttgtataaaaaaatgtctctggcgggattcgaacctgcaacctctcgtttacagggcgagtatcatactactagaccacagagccattcCTTAGGctagttgggggaagggggATCTCTAGTcaaactttagaggggtctacCAGGATCAAGGCAGTGTAAAaatagtctgtaataggtcatttggtatttggtgctaaatcatataacgttggttgctggtggtatctacattATCTAAACTAGGCCAGATTGGGGAAGGGGGGTCTCTAGTTAAACTTTAgcggtgcagcagacaattagtctgtcgttacccatttagtattgtatgaacacaacttgttcatttggcattaattttgagtggtacctcactcatctatgctaTCGCCATTATAGGCCCTCCCTCGGGGGTCTGGCGGGCCTATTGCAGCAGACAAAATGTCTGTCGTTGGTGATATTGGTACAAGGATGCCAATGGACATCCCATGGTGGtgaaattaggtggtatctctctcatctaatTGGTGCCGATTTTTTAGCACCTTTCGGGATCCTCCGGGTCTAGACGTagcagggggtacccggcagactcccatttacattgacttcaagtgacccccaacacatttaaatagtcagatattggtacctagtcTCTGGGCTGCCTGTCTATTAAGATTCAGTCtcatacaataaaaacaaaacgttGCCATGGAACACATTACAGCTACTAGATAGCGCTTCATGTTGAAGATCTCTGTAGAAGTTGACAAATCAATCTTAGTGGATTGACTTCTTAAGTTTACACCTTTTGGCCATATTTCTAATATTTGTTATAGAAACGTTACTGTAGCCTAATAggaatttattcatttttatacgcctgctatacattttattaaacaCTGCATGcatgaattatatatataatattctttaGACGACAATACAACGTTACTTATTTAAATCTGAAAAGTGTTTATTGGGAAGGCCGTAATTATTAAGCCTATTGTCAACTTATACAAAAGAAAACTTTGACTATCTATTGATAATTTGAAAGAGAGATAATAACAATACAGTAAGCCTATGATaggattaataaaataataggtTTATTTAATATCTGACCAACACCAACTCAATCCACTATTTAGTATTCAAAACTTCGTCTGAAGTACTTTTAATAGTACTATAAGACTTCATTTCTTGTTTGGAAAAATGTTCGTTGAGAGGAAACTGCTCCTCTGCTTTCGCAAAAATCAAAAATATTGTCAGTCCAAATAACATGGCTCCACTAACTATCTTAAACATCAAAGACCACTGTTCAAATGTGTTCTGAAAAACAACgatattaaaaattgattaacCCGAGGCCCCGAGGTGTAATATTGAAGGAATCATATCATTAAACATTCGTCTTTAAATATTGGTCGGATAGAATGATTTACTATGCAGGTACAAAATGAATGGGTAGTAGAAAAAGAAGGTCACTGTTATTCAAGTTAGCTGGTGATTTAGTATTATGCTAGTAGACCTAGCAAACATTTCCTGAACTTgataaaactaataatataaataataagaaaactTACTGTGTCTTTTGTTAATTGCCCGATAATTGTTGGACCAAGAACTCCAGAAACACTTGATAAAGTTGTCATAACTCCTACGATCACCCCGGAATAATGCTTCGTTATGTCCAATACGTTTGGAGTGATACTCGCATTAGTACATACGGATATACCAAATGCCAGAATCAACAGCATCAGACATGATACAGCACTATGTTTGAAAAAGTCCATACAACTAAATAAAAGGGAAGGTAGCCCGATAcctaaaaatagtaataatatatcattatcattactTACATTTTGATTTCCATGCTTCCAAAACTTCTTCATGCAGtagttcaattattattattattccgcATCCAACAATGAAAAACTACAATTATAGGATTGCTAAACTATAATGTATCGTGCGTTTAAACTAAATCTCATTTGAGTCTAGGAAGGAACGTGCCTACGTTAActaccaagctacagctccattATCCTATCATTGTATTTATGATAGTTGTTGGAAATGTTGATCAGTAATGTCAATTGTTTATAAAGTGTACAAAATCTTACCCAAAAATGTAAACAGCTTCCTTGTTTGCAAAATAGTCAAATATTCACGACGAATACAGGCGTCTGCACATACGCCAGAAAGTAAGACGAAGCAACAACTCACAATACCCAGACATGACGTAATCCACCCAGTCTGAACAGTAAGAAATCACAACTGTATATCACTTCAAATTTTAAACATCCTGTCTTAATGTAAAAAAGCGACAACTATTATGTTATGCAATTAATTTATGCAATCCATGTCTTAACTTACCGCTTCTAAATCAAATCCTAACATTTCTGTGATAAATGTCGGTGCTTCAGTAACAACAAAATAGAAACCGAAATTGTCGACAACGTTTACAATGACTACCGCCCAAACCGCCGACGATTGGAGTATACTCAACCATGGAACCGATATGTTCTTAAAAAAAGCACAcatgatttaataattaattttagtttagtGTCAACTAGAGCATCGGTAACAGCAGTAGCAGCAGTCGCAGAAGAAATTGTGGCAGATGAGCAGCACGAGCAGTACAGAAGCAGTGGCAGGATCTGTAGTGATATGAGTAGTGGCAGTTGCAGGAGGAGTGGCAGGAGCAGTGGTGGAAATCGCAGTGAGTAGCGTAGTGAACATTTTGTATGATTGTATATCATACCtgatttttcttttcattttcagTGTCAAAACTCTTCAAGTATTCGACCTCTTCACTTGATATAAATGGATCTTCATCAGGAGTTTCGTAAATTATAAAAACCCATATTATCGCAGTAACAATTGAAAGGGTAcctaatataaattaaattgagaAACAAATTAGAAATTCAAGTTaaagataatgataatattatcagtctttattattattattaatctgtaCCTTTTTACAAACTACATCATTTCAAAGAGAAATATCCGATTATGAGATCTTGGATCTCATCATGTTCATCATCCGTTGGAAGAGATGATCAAGCGATAATGTCATAGATTCGTTATTTATCTATGCACTTGGATGGTCACTAAGCATCCATACAACAACataatagaaaatatatatatcgtTACTGTATGTATAAAATGATAACGGCCATCCACCAAATGTGTAAGCAGAACAAATCCAAGCAGACAAAGGGTTACAGATGACTTGACAAAATGGAAAACCtgtaaaacaacatttaaacttGGTTTTGGTGTTCATCAGAGAATCAAGAACTAATGCCTGTGACTATACCATGACTATGCCTATGATATTAGCAACAGACCTAAGATTTTTTAATGTTCTTAGTTTTTTAGATCCTATTTGATTTTGTCATTTGTCATTTAATCATTCGGGAAACTCATGCTATAATCTCCAAGTCAATAGCAAAGAAAGTCACAATATCCGCATAGAAAGGAATTAAATCATCGTAAATCAACTTGAGCAACCAACACGGAGGTAGCCTACTATGGAATAGTGAGCtagttttaaaatacatttattaaagCTGTCGTGCTCATTACAATACAACACACAATAGGGATTTTAGATCTTTTAAACGAAAATGGAAGATGGAGAGGAATTGCAAGGGAAAACGAATCTGTAAAGTTTGCAAATGCAACGAGGTGAAAaatgaatatcattttgtttcGAATGTCCATACTACAacgaaattattattattttaattaaccaACAAAcgaaaagtttattttactaatgaacaacaaaaagaaaataacaatCAATAACCTGGTAAGATTTGCCTTGTTcacataatattataaaaagagaaataatAATGTTGCTGTTACTACTACTcaaatttaaatgtatgtattatCTATTATTGTACTTCGGCCAGTGGCCTACATACtcttgaataaataaagtaatacaTATGAAttaagtactgtattattattattgataatattcaTTTACCGAAAAGAGCTATGGATACAAGGGTACTTCTTTCATGCGGAACACTAGTCCATTTTCCCAGTAAACCCACTATTGCTCCATTGTTTAGTCCCTGATAAGAAAAGAGATACAATCAAAGTATAACGATTCTGTTTAATCTTTTCGATAAATGCATTTATTGTGTAATCTTCGATTAAAAAAAGTGCTTATTAATACTGTCGAATGAACATAAAATGCAACTGTAAAAAAATATCTAAAGAGTAATATCTTTAGTCTCTATCATAATAATTACAAGAATGCATCCtaataatgcatttattgggAAATCCACGaaaaaagtaatatataatatattaatataaaagagTAATAATTATctctattttaaataattacaaatatatctttaaaatccATCTTTATGAGGTCCATGACGACGTAGGCCTAATATAGAAAGACTGGTAAACTAGGAAGGCTACTTGAACAGTATTCATACTGACCTGTGCCATGCCGTCTAATACACGTAGAACGATAAGAAAATCACTGCTAATCCCCGCTGACCAAGGTATTAGTGCTGTAAGAATACTTGACAAAATAAGTGCAGCAAAAATGATTGGTTTCCCGCCTACTCTACAAACCAACCAACCTCCTGGGATAGCTGTTACGGTGTAGCCATAATAAAAACCACTAAGTATTATTTGACGTGTTTCTTCATCCCAAGCGTACGTTGGTATCtagtgaaaaataaaaaagttctTGTACCTGTACTTCATGATAATGAGAATGAGTACAAATGCAAATAGCCcgttttttaaagtttaaagtgtttgtttaatttagtaatactagatggtacgctcgcttcgctcgcgtaccatctaggtcgtgcccacagatggttctcgaatacataataatttcagcgttaaaaaactggcgatttcaaatgtacgtaccgcaggataataatacatgtcgtgtacaggaacgaataaatagacactgtgatttatgtactcaactaaaattagcaccctattacttccgaaagagaaacttgtcacaaaataagaccaattgtttaagtcaaatttaaacaaacttaatttgtgttttgtatgtaacattagggttgagggatggggaagaggatgggtgcaaagaggaacaatgttaaaatatattctttatccatttagtaacgaaatattaattgctttcatgttttacaaataatataccactaaacacagtaaaacattgcgatgtaatactttgttgaaactatcaccgtcctagtcgattgaaatagtacagcacatgtaacgatacatcactacgacgtgtatatgtttataatataatgtaaaacaatttgtgaaaaccacctctattcggggaaaatcataaattcgatttaatcgtcaataaatattaaattatctaactcaacttaattagtaggcctaatggttttcaattgtttcttagagccaattcatacttaagttggttcctaccctacccaccaaagttgttctgcgtttagggcatgtgatgtaccgtaggcctattctctactggtcttacaacgctactcatgccagtgagggaaaggtgatgatgtgggtggtttaactgcaataatcaagatttgtacataatatacggcgagtgaaaacgctagctcattatccgtttaaaaaaaaattatatccaacctctgcagcacagattgaaaacaaaaatggatcgaatttcgagtatacagtactgtacttgcctttacgacgcctgagggaatagacacttgtgaaacagagattggaatgttccattcatcgcaaatcaatacatttgtataatcgtatattaaatctatcaaaatagtattttttaaagaaaatcggcctgtcttcaacattatgatgctgtactctagctgttcaaccagttttcagctattaaaaacaattatcgttggaggagataggaaaatgcgaagcctcctcgtatttttgtggcgggtatttttcaagatggacatccattagacagtgtataccacgatcggaaaacacccctatttggggcaaatcgttgaacctaaattcgttttaatcgtcaataactaattacctaactcaatttaattagtaaacagggttacatcagatggttaaaatcagtaccgaaagtatgaaccaactttatataccatcgagtagaaattctagaaataaaccgagattttccgaattttgcccttacgtaaatttatatatagactagatggcacgctcgcttcgctcgcgtaccatctaggggtgctcacagatggttctcgaatacagtagaatccacggacggggacttttttgggacactaaacaaaaacggaagtgtccccctaattggggtattcagaaatagagacaacaaaaccaatactggattccataaaggacaattaatttatgtggattaaagaaattagggagaaatggaaatgtatgtacgggaattgggcgacacgtggtggtggtgatggaaccgcagtaataaagttgattgtatttatatattataagaaccaaactaaataaatagacctagacattctgcgaaatggaaatcggaaatgcaagctcctattcagtgaaaaattaaactgtagtctacctaaatatttagggcaaatcatcggttgtggtgttgaaattcctgtaaacaattgtgtgaaccaaactgggtcgaatttctgtcatgagtactgatttgttggcctgtgatttatgacgcctaagggatctatctagacttattttttagaataatgtacgtacctgtcagatacaattgtcttgtgtcgtataataaataagtactgtaatagttactgaagttactattacaaaatcgtcaatgaaaacacgaaaatgtatatgcacttacttatgaaaacgtatacagtattatactcagttattgaaacagtaggtttaaaaaagtttcgtttgtctgtaaaatgatgtaatcaagctgtttacatgagtcttaatttataagcacatcaataataaaatagtttatctatcctgtaattggcgagattatggtcgctgttgaatgaaataaagccaatcgatatcatatttgtacagaaacgttttcgcggccgaagggtgtaacctaaattcgttgtattatcgtcaagaactaactgtaactaaacttacatagaaagtagggtatcataaatttggccttagcactcgggggagtggctaagatgaagtccgtgggactactaaatataaattgtaatgaacctcgagggacataaataggaatatttcatgtttcattatcaatgtataataaatggaaactgtttaccgattcaaataatagaaattggtttttaacattttccgaacctattgcaagtttattctcaaagggcccatatatttacctaccgtatgtgttaaaccaagggctcataaatttacctacagtacttgtgttaaaccaaactctggcagactgagagattgggatgttccattcatcgcaaatcaatacatttgtataatcgtatattaaatctatcaaaatagtattttttaaagaaaatcggcctgtcttcaacattatgatggtgtactctagctgttcaaccggttttcagctattaaaaacaattatcgtaggaggagataggaaaatgcgaagcctcc
This region of Antedon mediterranea chromosome 8, ecAntMedi1.1, whole genome shotgun sequence genomic DNA includes:
- the LOC140057668 gene encoding sialin-like, with the protein product MTPFLCPSLCHEFEVEMIQPKNSTEWEDINGTWTTEKSPRSKEFHTEIPTYAWDEETRQIILSGFYYGYTVTAIPGGWLVCRVGGKPIIFAALILSSILTALIPWSAGISSDFLIVLRVLDGMAQGLNNGAIVGLLGKWTSVPHERSTLVSIALFGTLSIVTAIIWVFIIYETPDEDPFISSEEVEYLKSFDTENEKKNQNISVPWLSILQSSAVWAVVIVNVVDNFGFYFVVTEAPTFITEMLGFDLEACCIMSDAVDSGIWYIRMY